A genomic window from Litoreibacter janthinus includes:
- a CDS encoding LysR family transcriptional regulator, whose translation MSIRMLRTLIAVEENGTFSAAGEAVFVTHAAVSQQMKALEEEWAVTLFDRTKRTPELTPVGRAVVTKAREIVAAYDNLLPSVMGDDGLRGNLALGSVPTGLASLIPFAITSIKKRFPDLHIGVTPSHTKELLIDLERGAIDAAVITKPHVIPRNMRWAPISMEPMELLTSINVASDDPFEILATHPYIRFTRKALLSDFIDNWLQMKGIAVKDTMELENLEIISSMVHADLGVSIVPRRSVQPPNPLPLKHIPLGDDAPVRELGLMSLANTVKLRVLQEVEAELLNAVAVGRFDPFPQATSS comes from the coding sequence ATGTCCATCCGAATGCTCAGAACTTTGATTGCCGTGGAGGAAAACGGCACCTTCAGCGCGGCTGGCGAAGCGGTGTTTGTCACGCACGCCGCCGTGAGCCAACAGATGAAAGCGCTGGAGGAAGAATGGGCCGTCACGCTGTTTGACCGCACCAAGCGGACGCCCGAATTGACCCCCGTCGGCCGCGCCGTGGTGACCAAGGCCCGCGAAATTGTTGCGGCTTATGACAACCTGCTGCCGTCGGTCATGGGCGATGACGGGCTCCGAGGCAACTTGGCGCTGGGCAGCGTGCCCACGGGGTTGGCGAGCCTGATCCCGTTTGCCATCACCTCAATCAAGAAGCGGTTTCCAGACCTGCATATCGGCGTCACGCCCAGCCATACCAAAGAACTGCTGATCGATCTGGAGCGCGGCGCGATTGATGCCGCTGTCATTACCAAGCCCCACGTGATCCCCCGCAACATGCGCTGGGCGCCGATCAGCATGGAGCCGATGGAGTTGCTGACCTCGATCAATGTGGCGTCAGATGACCCGTTCGAGATTTTGGCCACCCACCCCTATATCCGGTTCACCCGTAAGGCGCTGCTCAGTGACTTCATCGACAACTGGCTCCAGATGAAAGGCATCGCGGTCAAAGACACGATGGAGCTGGAAAATCTGGAGATCATTTCGAGCATGGTCCACGCCGATCTGGGCGTCTCGATCGTGCCGCGCCGCAGTGTGCAACCGCCAAACCCGCTGCCGCTGAAGCACATTCCGCTTGGTGACGACGCCCCCGTGCGCGAGTTGGGGCTGATGTCACTGGCAAACACAGTTAAGCTGCGGGTGTTGCAAGAGGTCGAGGCAGAGCTTTTGAACGCGGTTGCCGTTGGCCGTTTTGACCCGTTCCCACAGGCCACAAGTTCCTAG
- a CDS encoding CaiB/BaiF CoA transferase family protein — translation MTQPLSGIRILDLTHVLAGPYATGQLALMGAEVIRVERPGGDDFVRTHGGTQAMRDAGLGASFLSQNSGKKSVVLDLKSKAGLDAALSLVEQADILVQNFRPGVAERLGLGFDATTLRKPDLIYAGLSGYGPDGPLASRPAYDHILQGVSGLMAMTGSPESGPLRVGIPIVDYVAGQSLVSAILAALLQRARKPLKPQELHVSMLDAMTNLMGAFAVNHQTTGALRGLDGNRAFSDSPFSGRFDCAEGQLVITANTPAQTARLCLALGRPELAHSAPDTVASALAGIFATQPARHWDTVLAEADVPAGAVLTLGEALAHPQMRNSPCWHDLPVPELGQTVRVPGLSFRAPWAPKTLDPAPTFGRDTDEVTSPEAAE, via the coding sequence ATGACCCAGCCTCTCTCAGGCATAAGAATTCTCGACCTCACCCATGTGTTGGCGGGTCCATATGCGACGGGCCAACTGGCGCTGATGGGGGCTGAGGTCATCCGTGTCGAGCGTCCCGGCGGCGACGATTTCGTGCGCACCCATGGCGGCACACAAGCCATGCGGGACGCGGGGCTGGGCGCGTCCTTCCTGAGCCAGAACTCCGGCAAAAAATCCGTGGTGCTGGACCTGAAGAGCAAAGCCGGACTGGATGCGGCGCTGTCTTTGGTGGAGCAGGCTGATATTCTGGTGCAGAATTTCCGCCCCGGCGTGGCTGAGCGGTTGGGCCTTGGCTTTGACGCCACCACCCTGCGCAAGCCAGATCTGATCTATGCCGGTCTGTCGGGCTATGGCCCCGACGGCCCCCTCGCCTCCCGCCCCGCTTATGACCACATTCTGCAAGGCGTCAGCGGGTTGATGGCGATGACAGGCAGCCCCGAAAGCGGCCCTTTGCGCGTTGGCATCCCGATTGTCGATTACGTCGCGGGTCAATCACTGGTTTCGGCCATCCTTGCCGCGCTGTTGCAACGCGCCCGCAAGCCGCTGAAGCCGCAAGAGCTGCATGTCTCCATGCTCGACGCGATGACCAACCTGATGGGCGCTTTCGCGGTCAACCACCAGACCACCGGTGCGCTCCGCGGCCTCGACGGCAATCGTGCGTTCTCGGACTCACCCTTTTCCGGCCGGTTCGACTGCGCCGAAGGTCAGTTGGTCATCACCGCAAACACGCCCGCGCAAACCGCCCGTTTGTGCCTTGCGCTTGGTCGCCCCGAACTGGCGCATTCAGCCCCCGACACCGTGGCCTCAGCGCTTGCAGGCATCTTTGCCACGCAGCCCGCGCGGCACTGGGACACAGTGCTGGCGGAGGCTGATGTCCCCGCAGGTGCAGTCCTGACCTTAGGCGAGGCACTCGCGCATCCACAGATGCGAAACTCCCCCTGCTGGCACGATCTGCCCGTGCCGGAACTGGGCCAGACCGTCCGCGTCCCCGGTCTGAGTTTTCGCGCGCCATGGGCACCCAAAACGCTTGATCCCGCGCCCACATTCGGGCGCGACACGGACGAAGTCACATCACCGGAGGCCGCTGAATGA
- a CDS encoding sulfite exporter TauE/SafE family protein produces MTTEFLMILAVGAAAGGFINGLAGFGTALFALGFWLQIMPPAQAVSIVVVMSVIAGLQGVWLVRSSILDQPRRLARFVVPALAGVPLGVAALSVLEPTVLKIIIAGFLILYGGFFTLRSSLPKLDRPTPVIDGLVGFAGGILGGAASLSGALPTMWCAMRPWPKSETRAVLQPFNVVVLGVTALVFAFKGAYTLQTLTYIAMALPVTMVFAQVGITVFKRLTDDQFRRLLIAMMLISGLVLMLREVLA; encoded by the coding sequence ATGACAACAGAGTTTTTGATGATCCTCGCCGTTGGGGCGGCGGCAGGCGGCTTTATCAACGGGCTGGCTGGTTTCGGAACCGCGCTGTTTGCCTTGGGTTTCTGGTTGCAGATCATGCCCCCTGCGCAGGCGGTGTCTATCGTGGTGGTTATGTCCGTGATTGCAGGGCTCCAAGGCGTTTGGCTGGTGCGCAGTTCGATACTGGATCAACCGCGCAGGCTGGCGCGGTTTGTGGTGCCTGCATTGGCTGGCGTGCCATTGGGCGTCGCGGCGCTTTCGGTGTTGGAGCCGACTGTCCTGAAAATCATTATCGCGGGTTTCCTGATCCTCTATGGCGGGTTCTTTACGCTGCGGTCCTCGCTGCCTAAACTCGACAGGCCGACGCCGGTGATCGACGGGCTTGTCGGATTTGCAGGAGGAATCCTTGGTGGCGCCGCGTCTTTGTCAGGGGCCTTGCCGACCATGTGGTGCGCAATGCGTCCTTGGCCCAAATCCGAGACGCGCGCCGTATTACAACCGTTCAACGTGGTGGTGCTGGGGGTGACGGCTTTGGTCTTCGCTTTCAAAGGCGCCTACACGCTGCAAACGCTGACCTACATTGCCATGGCGTTGCCGGTGACAATGGTGTTCGCACAGGTTGGCATCACCGTGTTCAAACGTCTGACTGACGACCAGTTCCGGCGCTTGTTGATTGCGATGATGCTGATCTCGGGGCTGGTCTTGATGCTGAGGGAGGTTTTGGCATGA
- a CDS encoding Bug family tripartite tricarboxylate transporter substrate binding protein has translation MKFAKLGAVGALVLGLATAASAADYPERPINMIIPFGAGGATDISARTLAEPLGKAVGKPLIMANVTGAGGATGSVAAMNAKADGYTMLFTRVGSHSVNPAMKATLPYTLDDFRYVTVYEINPFACAVAADSEINSMDDLVAKAREGGVSFSSSGVGSGLHLAGVMVMDEFGLEDPVNQVTHIPMKGGGEAATAVLAGTATFLCTNSSALANFVANGQLKPLMVTTAEPVVGFDAPTSKDLGKPALEQLVGWTGIAGPKDLPDDVAAKWGEWMAAAAGDQEFVSRMEAVGSIINVMSPEDANNFIRGQYNTFRTLVDKLGMRIEG, from the coding sequence ATGAAATTTGCGAAACTTGGCGCTGTGGGCGCATTGGTACTGGGCCTTGCGACGGCAGCTTCGGCAGCTGACTACCCAGAGCGACCCATCAACATGATCATTCCATTCGGCGCCGGTGGGGCGACCGACATCTCTGCACGCACCCTTGCGGAGCCTCTCGGCAAGGCCGTGGGCAAGCCGCTTATCATGGCAAACGTTACAGGTGCAGGCGGGGCCACCGGTTCCGTCGCTGCGATGAACGCAAAGGCGGACGGCTACACCATGCTATTCACCCGCGTAGGTTCGCACTCGGTCAATCCGGCGATGAAAGCGACGCTGCCTTATACGCTGGACGATTTCCGCTATGTGACCGTCTACGAGATCAACCCGTTCGCCTGCGCTGTCGCCGCGGATTCCGAAATCAACTCGATGGATGATCTGGTTGCCAAGGCGCGCGAAGGCGGGGTGAGCTTCTCCTCCTCCGGCGTAGGCTCTGGCCTGCACCTTGCTGGCGTCATGGTAATGGACGAGTTTGGGCTGGAAGATCCGGTCAATCAGGTCACCCACATCCCGATGAAGGGCGGCGGCGAGGCGGCAACAGCCGTGCTGGCAGGCACCGCGACGTTCCTGTGCACCAACTCTTCTGCTCTGGCGAACTTCGTGGCCAACGGCCAGCTTAAGCCGCTGATGGTCACCACTGCCGAGCCTGTGGTCGGGTTTGACGCGCCAACCTCGAAAGACCTTGGCAAGCCAGCACTGGAGCAACTGGTCGGCTGGACCGGCATCGCTGGCCCGAAAGACCTGCCCGATGACGTTGCCGCGAAATGGGGCGAGTGGATGGCCGCCGCCGCTGGCGATCAGGAATTCGTCTCCCGCATGGAGGCCGTTGGATCCATCATCAACGTGATGAGCCCGGAAGACGCCAACAATTTCATCCGCGGTCAGTACAATACTTTCCGCACGCTGGTTGATAAACTGGGTATGCGGATCGAAGGCTAA
- a CDS encoding tripartite tricarboxylate transporter permease, with the protein MSLIDSILAGLSLVGNFEAFFALFAGVLIGTIAGAIPGMSATMAVALTLPFTFSMQPIIAILLLLGVYKGGIFGGSIPAILIKTPGTPASSATVLDGYPLAEKGQAGKALGMALWASCTADLISNLSLILFAGWLASFALNFGPPEFFTLILFSLTIIAGVSGASLLRGALSAMLGLLLATIGLDLVYGTNRFTLGDPNMMGGLNFIAVLIGLFAIPEVLSMVWDPKPHEGQTRGLGDDKVTFAEYRRCFKSIVRGSFIGVFLGSIPGIGAAPSAFLSYSEARRKSPNRDNFGKGELEGVAASEAGNNGVAGATLIPLLALGVPGDVITAIIIGAFMVHGLQPGPMMFILNVDIIYGLFIGLIVSSVFLFFIGSVAIRGFKYVADIPRGVLFPGVLVLCVYGVFAVNNNIFDVGVMFVMGWVGFVMLRNDIPAAPFLIAFILGPLLEDNFRQAMLMSGSSPAILFRGPITWFFWALTLLTVIAIVRAGIRATRGLGKRA; encoded by the coding sequence ATGAGCCTGATAGACAGCATCCTTGCCGGCCTGTCGCTGGTCGGCAATTTCGAGGCCTTCTTTGCCCTGTTCGCAGGCGTGCTCATTGGCACCATCGCCGGAGCCATTCCCGGCATGTCGGCCACCATGGCGGTCGCCCTGACCCTGCCCTTCACCTTTTCCATGCAGCCGATCATTGCGATCCTGCTGCTGCTGGGCGTCTACAAAGGTGGCATCTTCGGCGGCTCCATCCCTGCCATCCTGATCAAGACCCCCGGTACCCCCGCCTCCAGCGCCACGGTGCTGGACGGCTATCCGCTGGCCGAAAAAGGTCAGGCAGGCAAGGCTTTGGGCATGGCGCTTTGGGCATCCTGCACCGCCGATCTGATCTCCAACCTGTCGTTGATTTTGTTCGCGGGCTGGCTTGCATCCTTTGCCCTGAACTTCGGCCCGCCGGAATTTTTCACCCTGATCCTGTTCTCGCTAACCATCATTGCCGGTGTCTCGGGTGCCAGCCTGCTGCGCGGCGCATTGTCTGCCATGCTTGGCCTGTTGCTGGCGACCATCGGGCTGGATCTGGTCTATGGCACCAACCGCTTCACCCTTGGCGATCCCAACATGATGGGCGGGCTAAACTTCATCGCCGTGCTGATCGGGCTTTTCGCCATCCCCGAGGTGCTCTCGATGGTCTGGGATCCGAAACCGCATGAGGGCCAGACGCGCGGTCTGGGCGACGACAAAGTGACCTTCGCCGAGTATCGCCGCTGCTTCAAATCCATCGTGCGCGGCAGCTTTATCGGTGTCTTCCTTGGCTCCATTCCCGGCATCGGGGCAGCGCCCTCCGCCTTCCTGTCCTACAGTGAAGCGCGGCGCAAATCGCCCAACCGTGACAACTTTGGCAAGGGCGAACTTGAAGGTGTCGCCGCCTCCGAGGCGGGCAATAACGGGGTCGCGGGTGCAACTCTGATCCCGCTTTTGGCGCTTGGCGTGCCGGGCGACGTGATCACCGCAATCATCATCGGCGCGTTTATGGTCCATGGCCTGCAACCCGGCCCGATGATGTTCATCCTCAATGTCGACATTATCTACGGGTTGTTCATCGGGCTTATCGTCAGCTCTGTGTTCCTGTTCTTCATCGGCTCGGTCGCCATTCGCGGCTTCAAATACGTGGCCGACATCCCGCGCGGTGTGTTGTTCCCCGGCGTGCTGGTGCTGTGTGTCTACGGGGTCTTCGCGGTGAACAACAATATCTTCGATGTGGGTGTGATGTTCGTGATGGGCTGGGTCGGCTTCGTGATGCTGCGCAACGACATTCCCGCCGCGCCATTCCTGATCGCCTTTATCCTCGGGCCCTTGCTGGAGGACAACTTCCGCCAAGCCATGCTGATGTCAGGCAGCTCCCCCGCGATCTTGTTCCGCGGGCCGATCACATGGTTCTTCTGGGCGCTGACCCTACTCACCGTCATCGCCATCGTGCGGGCCGGTATCCGTGCGACACGCGGGCTTGGAAAACGCGCCTAG
- a CDS encoding mandelate racemase/muconate lactonizing enzyme family protein encodes MTRILERVEVFCYRVPVKVPVATSFGVMRDRPAVFVKLTDQDGVFGWGEIFANWPAAAAEHRAQLLVRDICDLVIGSKVAQSEDLFTRLTEQTHIRALQSGEWGPFRQVIAGLDIALHDLCARSEGLSVAQFLNKDAARSVPTYASGIAINAAPELIARARAAGHDAFKVKIGFDGARDLDELREVANSLHEGEQLMADVNQAWSVPDALSFAGRIDALDLGWLEEPIRADLPASDWAALADSFATPLAGGENITGHDDFSVAIAAQHFSVLQPDIVKWGGLSGCADVARAVRKSGLRYCPHFLGGGIGLIASGHLLAAIGGDGVLEVDVNPNPLRDAFDGSAVEDGGRFAITETPGLGITELPEELEQFQTLALEARV; translated from the coding sequence ATGACGCGTATCCTCGAACGGGTGGAGGTGTTTTGCTACCGTGTGCCGGTGAAGGTGCCTGTTGCCACGTCGTTTGGCGTGATGCGCGACCGACCGGCGGTTTTTGTGAAGCTAACGGATCAGGATGGCGTTTTCGGCTGGGGCGAGATTTTCGCCAACTGGCCCGCCGCCGCCGCCGAGCATCGCGCGCAGCTTTTGGTGCGGGATATTTGCGATTTGGTGATCGGAAGCAAGGTCGCGCAGTCAGAGGACTTGTTCACGCGACTGACGGAGCAGACACATATCCGCGCGCTGCAATCCGGCGAATGGGGTCCGTTCCGGCAAGTGATCGCGGGTTTGGATATTGCGTTGCATGATTTGTGTGCCCGTAGCGAAGGGCTTTCGGTCGCGCAGTTCCTGAACAAGGACGCCGCACGCAGCGTGCCGACATATGCCAGCGGGATTGCGATCAACGCAGCGCCGGAACTGATCGCACGGGCGCGGGCTGCTGGACATGACGCGTTCAAGGTGAAGATCGGCTTTGATGGCGCGCGCGACTTGGACGAGTTGCGCGAGGTGGCAAATAGCCTGCACGAGGGCGAGCAGCTCATGGCCGACGTCAATCAGGCGTGGTCGGTGCCTGACGCCTTGTCTTTCGCTGGCCGGATCGACGCGCTGGATCTGGGCTGGCTGGAAGAGCCCATTCGTGCAGACCTTCCGGCTTCGGACTGGGCGGCCCTTGCTGACAGCTTCGCGACGCCGCTTGCGGGGGGCGAAAACATCACTGGTCATGACGATTTTTCGGTGGCAATTGCTGCGCAGCATTTTTCCGTGCTGCAGCCCGATATTGTGAAATGGGGCGGGCTCAGTGGATGTGCAGATGTGGCCCGTGCGGTGCGCAAATCAGGACTGCGTTACTGCCCGCATTTTCTTGGCGGCGGCATCGGACTGATCGCCTCGGGCCATTTGCTGGCAGCCATTGGCGGCGACGGTGTGCTGGAGGTTGATGTAAACCCCAACCCGTTGCGCGATGCGTTTGACGGATCAGCAGTGGAGGACGGCGGACGGTTCGCCATCACCGAGACGCCAGGTTTGGGCATCACGGAATTGCCCGAAGAACTGGAGCAATTCCAGACGCTTGCCTTAGAGGCACGCGTCTAG
- a CDS encoding fumarate hydratase C-terminal domain-containing protein encodes MSPRKIRLSTTPTQEALDDLRLGDIVYLDGLMYTAREGVYMRALEEKANIPMELPRDSAANFHCSPAARINPDGSFEMGAVTATASFRFAKWLPEWMAKSGAKLIIGKGGMSSKDYKSFFVPNGAIYLSTVGYGTGALLGRGVEKVEAVHWNEELGLAQAMWVIKCNNMGPFIVASDKNGDCLFERENAKIAVNLERVYEGTRPATLKRYGETDDRSDEVI; translated from the coding sequence ATGAGCCCACGCAAAATCCGCCTCAGCACCACACCCACGCAAGAGGCGCTGGATGATCTGCGGCTTGGCGATATCGTCTATCTGGACGGGCTGATGTATACCGCCCGCGAGGGCGTTTACATGCGCGCGCTTGAGGAAAAGGCCAATATTCCGATGGAGTTGCCCCGCGACTCGGCGGCGAACTTCCACTGCTCCCCTGCCGCGCGGATCAACCCCGATGGCAGCTTCGAGATGGGCGCTGTCACCGCCACCGCGTCCTTCCGTTTTGCAAAGTGGCTGCCGGAATGGATGGCAAAATCCGGCGCGAAGCTGATCATCGGCAAGGGCGGCATGTCGTCGAAGGACTACAAGTCTTTCTTTGTGCCCAACGGCGCCATTTACCTGTCCACAGTTGGCTACGGCACCGGCGCGCTTTTGGGTCGCGGGGTGGAAAAAGTGGAGGCGGTTCACTGGAACGAAGAACTCGGCCTTGCTCAAGCGATGTGGGTGATCAAGTGCAACAATATGGGGCCGTTCATCGTGGCTTCCGACAAGAATGGCGACTGCCTGTTCGAGAGAGAAAACGCCAAGATCGCGGTCAATCTGGAACGTGTCTATGAAGGCACCCGTCCCGCCACGCTCAAACGCTATGGCGAGACTGACGACCGCAGCGACGAGGTGATCTAG
- a CDS encoding homocysteine S-methyltransferase family protein: MKLPHQSDCRYLAWTGMETDLIFKAGIDLPGFASFPLLQDPKMRRVIESYAREQIQLAARHGLGCVLESATWMANLDRAASLGYDASNLVDINRDAIALLADVREQSGAPKVLISANIGPRDDAYAPSDIMSAEDAEHYHTAQIESLVGTAVDMLSAYTFSNSPEAIGFVRSGRKAGFPSVVAFTVETDGRLPTGQTIDAAISVVDAATDEGAAYFMVNCAHPDHFSDTLTGNSRLAGIVVNASRCSHAELNEATQLDEGDPSELGEQIAALVADFPSIRVIGGCCGTDMRHLEEMASRVGGMT; the protein is encoded by the coding sequence ATGAAGTTGCCACATCAATCAGACTGCCGGTATCTGGCTTGGACCGGAATGGAGACGGACCTAATTTTTAAGGCTGGTATTGATCTGCCCGGCTTCGCGTCGTTTCCATTGCTTCAAGACCCTAAGATGCGGCGTGTTATCGAAAGCTATGCCCGCGAGCAAATCCAATTGGCAGCACGCCATGGTTTGGGCTGCGTGCTGGAAAGCGCAACGTGGATGGCTAATCTGGATCGGGCAGCATCGCTTGGCTATGACGCATCCAACCTTGTGGACATCAACCGTGACGCCATTGCCCTACTTGCGGATGTTCGGGAGCAATCCGGGGCACCAAAAGTCCTGATCAGCGCGAATATCGGCCCGCGTGATGACGCCTACGCGCCAAGCGACATCATGTCGGCGGAGGACGCAGAGCACTATCATACAGCGCAGATCGAAAGCCTCGTTGGCACCGCGGTGGACATGCTAAGCGCTTACACCTTTTCCAATAGCCCAGAAGCAATCGGCTTCGTTCGCTCGGGGCGCAAAGCCGGATTTCCGTCAGTCGTCGCCTTCACCGTGGAGACTGACGGCCGGCTTCCGACGGGTCAGACCATCGACGCCGCAATTTCCGTGGTAGATGCGGCCACGGATGAGGGCGCTGCATATTTCATGGTCAACTGCGCACACCCAGATCACTTTTCGGATACACTTACCGGAAACTCTCGGTTGGCTGGCATCGTTGTCAATGCTTCTCGCTGCTCACATGCCGAATTGAACGAGGCGACCCAGCTTGACGAAGGTGATCCATCAGAGCTTGGCGAACAGATCGCCGCATTGGTTGCCGACTTCCCGTCGATCCGGGTCATCGGCGGGTGCTGTGGAACGGATATGCGCCATCTCGAAGAAATGGCATCACGTGTTGGAGGAATGACATGA
- a CDS encoding tripartite tricarboxylate transporter TctB family protein — protein MQNLHRQSIIGIFAILAGLFLMTTAIPTWVSSPSNVRNIILSPVFWPYTLSALTILIGLGLTVTGFYSSEDLSQEAAEVPGGYGRLAIMAVVMVIYMFGLPRIGMVWTSMLAFAATAFLVRTSHPKTALICAVCVPLLLYAFFAHVASVAIPQGDFVRLP, from the coding sequence ATGCAAAATCTTCATCGACAATCGATTATCGGCATCTTCGCGATCCTTGCAGGGCTGTTCTTGATGACGACGGCAATCCCGACTTGGGTGTCGTCCCCCAGCAATGTGCGCAACATTATCCTATCGCCGGTGTTCTGGCCCTACACCCTGTCCGCCCTGACGATCCTCATCGGCCTCGGACTGACCGTGACAGGGTTCTATTCGTCCGAGGATCTGAGCCAAGAGGCTGCTGAGGTTCCAGGGGGCTACGGCCGCCTTGCCATTATGGCAGTGGTTATGGTGATCTACATGTTCGGCCTGCCACGCATCGGTATGGTCTGGACGTCAATGCTGGCCTTCGCCGCCACCGCTTTCCTTGTCCGCACGTCGCACCCCAAAACCGCGCTGATCTGCGCGGTCTGCGTGCCGCTGCTCTTATATGCATTCTTCGCCCATGTGGCCAGCGTCGCCATCCCGCAGGGTGACTTTGTGAGACTGCCATGA
- a CDS encoding fumarate hydratase, whose translation MIPIDIIQKTAETLMDKAAIEIPQDYLDGLQAAADVEDGDLSSFVLQAMLENYEAAKEDRRAMCGDTGTPRWYVKMGNETQIEGGPIALEAALRRATANATNGVPLRPNRVHPLWRTDHNNNVGIGAPEIEYGYEPGGEWIDLITVHKGGLFGTDYRMLFPSDGIEGIKRFYLDSLVAFGKRGLACQPAIIGIGLGGCKDTCMVLGKRAACLRTVGSENSDPKIAALEREFKELGNSIGMGAMGFVGKSMVVDCNIEVGYCHTGGMQMSVHAFCLSSRRAVARVFADGRVEYRTDPDWFTDYQRRETVEWGAPAMEAAE comes from the coding sequence ATGATCCCCATCGATATCATCCAGAAAACCGCCGAGACCCTGATGGACAAGGCAGCCATCGAAATCCCGCAGGACTATCTCGACGGGTTGCAAGCCGCAGCAGATGTGGAGGACGGCGACCTGTCCTCCTTCGTGTTGCAGGCCATGCTGGAAAACTACGAGGCCGCCAAGGAAGACCGCCGCGCCATGTGTGGCGACACCGGCACCCCGCGCTGGTATGTCAAAATGGGCAACGAGACGCAGATCGAAGGCGGCCCCATCGCGCTCGAAGCCGCCTTGCGCCGCGCGACCGCCAACGCCACCAACGGCGTGCCGTTGCGCCCCAACCGTGTGCACCCGCTCTGGCGAACCGACCACAACAACAATGTCGGCATCGGCGCGCCAGAGATCGAATATGGCTACGAGCCGGGAGGCGAGTGGATCGACCTGATCACCGTCCATAAAGGCGGGCTGTTCGGCACCGATTACCGGATGCTGTTCCCCTCCGACGGGATCGAGGGGATCAAGCGCTTCTACCTCGACAGCCTCGTCGCCTTCGGCAAACGCGGCCTTGCGTGCCAGCCTGCCATCATCGGTATCGGGCTTGGCGGCTGCAAGGACACCTGCATGGTGCTGGGCAAACGCGCCGCCTGCCTGCGCACGGTGGGCAGCGAAAATTCCGACCCGAAGATCGCAGCGCTGGAGCGCGAGTTCAAAGAGTTGGGCAACTCCATCGGCATGGGGGCCATGGGCTTTGTCGGAAAATCCATGGTCGTCGATTGCAATATCGAGGTGGGCTATTGCCACACCGGCGGGATGCAAATGTCGGTTCACGCCTTCTGCCTGTCGTCGCGCCGCGCGGTGGCGAGGGTGTTCGCGGATGGTCGGGTGGAATACCGCACCGACCCCGACTGGTTCACCGACTACCAGCGCCGCGAGACCGTCGAATGGGGCGCCCCCGCAATGGAAGCGGCGGAATGA